A stretch of the Notamacropus eugenii isolate mMacEug1 chromosome 2, mMacEug1.pri_v2, whole genome shotgun sequence genome encodes the following:
- the KLC2 gene encoding kinesin light chain 2 isoform X4, protein MSTLVMSREEKPSQDEIVLGTKAVIQGLETLRGEHRALLASLLENVAGREAGEAEPGAQERSGLLRRSLEAIELGLGEAQENQWLREELAGTQQKLQRSEQAVVQLEEEKQHLLFMSQIRKLDDDPSANEEKGDASKDSLDDLFPNEDEQNPAQGSGAGDASTQHGGYEIPARLRTLHNLVIQYASQGRYEVAVPLCKQALEDLEKTSGHDHPDVATMLNILALVYRDQNKYKEAAHLLNDALAIREKTLGKDHPAVAATLNNLAVLYGKRGKYREAEPLCKRALEIREKVLGKFHPDVAKQLNNLALLCQNQGKAEEVEYYYRRALEIYEARLGPDDPNVAKTKNNLASCYLKQGKYQDAETLYKEILTRAHEKEFGSVNGDNKPIWMHAEEREESKEKHQDATPYGEYGSWYKACKVDSPTVNTTLRSLGALYRRQGKMEAAHTLEDCATRSRKQGLDAMSQTKVVELLKDGGGRGDRRSSREVIGGTGSRAEPEPEDLGPTVEWSGDGNGSLRRSGSFGKLRDALRRSSEMLVKKLQGGGPQEPPNPRMKRASSLNFLHRSAEQTSQSDANLSDSRVLSSSSLDLSRRSSLVG, encoded by the exons ATGTCCACCCTGGTGATGTCTCGGGAGGAGAAGCCGAGCCAGGATGAGATCGTGCTGGGCACCAAGGCGGTCATCCAGGGGCTGGAGACCCTGAGGGGCGAGCACCGCGCCCTGCTGGCCTCCCTGCTGGAGAATGTGGCCGGGCGGGAGGCCGGCGAAGCCGAGCCCGGAGCCCAGGAGCGCTCGGGACTCCTGCGCCGATCTCTGGAGGCCATCGAGCTGGGACTCGGAGAGGCTCAG GAGAACCAGTGGCTCCGGGAGGAGCTGGCCGGGACCCAGCAGAAGCTGCAGCGCAGCGAGCAGGCCGTGGTCCAgctggaggaggagaagcagcaCCTGCTGTTCATGAGCCAGATCCGGAAGCTGGACGACGACCCTTCTGCCAAC gaggagaagggggatgcTTCCAAGGATTCTCTGGATGACCTGTTCCCTAATGAGGATGAACAGAACCCAG CTCAGGGCTCTGGGGCCGGAGATGCAAGCACCCAGCACGGAGGCTATGAGATTCCAGCCCGGCTTCGGACCTTGCACAATCTGGTGATTCAGTATGCCTCCCAGGGGCGCTATGAGGTCGCTGTCCCCCTCTGTAAGCAGGCCCTGGAGGATCTGGAGAAGACCTCAGGGCATGACCACCCCGATGTGGCCACCATGCTGAACATCTTGGCTCTTGTATACCG tgatcaaaataaatacaaagaagctGCCCACCTGCTCAATGACGCTCTAGCCATCAGAGAGAAGACCTTGGGCAAGGACCATCCAGCT GTGGCAGCTACCTTGAACAACCTGGCGGTTCTGTATGGCAAAAGGGGCAAGTACAGAGAAGCAGAGCCCTTGTGCAAACGAGCCCTGGAGATTCGAGAGAAG GTGCTGGGCAAGTTCCACCCGGATGTGGCCAAGCAGCTGAACAACCTGGCCCTCCTCTGTCAGAACCAGGGCAAGGCCGAGGAGGTGGAGTACTACTACCGGCGTGCTCTGGAGATCTATGAGGCTCGGCTGGGTCCTGATGACCCCAACGTGGCCAAGACCAAGAATAACTTG GCCTCTTGCTATCTGAAGCAGGGGAAATACCAAGATGCAGAAACCCTGTATAAAGAGATCCTGACTCGTGCCCATGAGAAGGAATTTGGCTCAGTCAATG GAGACAACAAACCTATCTGGATGCACgctgaagagagggaggaaagcaaG GAGAAGCATCAAGACGCCACCCCCTATGGAGAATATGGCAGCTGGTACAAGGCATGTAAAGTGGACAG CCCCACGGTGAACACCACACTTCGGAGCCTCGGTGCTCTCTACCGCCGGCAAGGGAAGATGGAGGCAGCTCACACCCTGGAGGACTGTGCCACTCGCAGTAGGAAGCAG GGCCTGGACGCCATGAGCCAGACCAAGGTGGTAGAGCTGCTGAAAGATGGTGGTGGGCGAGGAGACCGCCGGAGCAGCCGAGAGGTTATTGGTGGCACAGGATCTCGAGCTGAGCCGGAGCCGGAAGATTTGGGGCCCACGGTCGAGTGGTCTGGG GATGGCAATGGTTCTCTCCGGAGAAGCGGTTCTTTTGGGAAGCTCCGAGATGCCCTGCGGCGCAGCAGTGAGATGCTGGTAAAGAAGCTGCAGGGGGGCGGCCCCCAAGAGCCTCCCAACCCCCG GATGAAGCGAGCCAGCTCCCTCAACTTCCTCCACAGGAGTGCAGAACAGACCAGCCAG TCCGACGCCAACCTGTCCGACAGCCGAGTGCTCAGCTCCAGCTCGCTTGACCTCTCTCGTCGGAGCTCTCTTGTTGGCTAA